In Calothrix sp. PCC 7507, one DNA window encodes the following:
- the psaB gene encoding photosystem I core protein PsaB, with amino-acid sequence MATKFPKFSQDLAQDPTTRRVWYAIATAHDFESQDGMTEENLYQRIFSSHFGHLAIIFLWASGILFHVAWQGNFEIWIKDPIHIHPIAHAIWDAQFGPGAIDAYTQAGARNPVDICYSGVYHWWYTIGLRTNNELYVGAIFLVLLAAVALFAGALHLQPRFRPTLGWFKNAESRLNHHLAGLFGVSSLAWAGHLIHVAIPESRGIHVGWDNFLSTPPHPSGLVPFFTFNWGAYAQNPDTPAHVFNSSQGAGTAILTFLGGFHPQTQSLWLTDMAHHHLAIAVLFIVAGHMYRTNWGIGHSIKEMMDSKDFYGNKVEGPFNLPHQGLYETVNNSLHFQLSLALACLGVASSFAAQHMYSMPPYAFIAKDFTTMAALYTHHQYIAGFLMVGAFSHAAIFWIKDYDPELNKGNVLDRILKHKEAIISHLSWVSMFLGFHTLGLYVHNDVEVAFGAADKQILIEPVFAQFIQSANGKILYGFNTLLSNPNSIASTAWPNHGNVWLPGWLEAINNGTNSLFLTIGPGDFYVHHAIALGLHVTTLILVKGALDARGTKLMPDKKDFGYAFPCDGPGRGGTCDISAWDSSYLAMFWMLNTLGWITFYWHWKHLCIWQGNVAQFNESSTYLMGWFRDYLWANSAQLINGYNPYGTSNLAVWAWMFLFGHLAWAVSFMFLITWRGYWQELIETLAWAHEQTPLSFGYWRDKPVALSIVQARLVGLTHFTVGYIATYGAFLIASTASKFG; translated from the coding sequence ATGGCTACAAAATTTCCCAAGTTTAGCCAAGACCTTGCACAAGATCCCACGACGCGACGCGTTTGGTATGCGATCGCCACGGCTCATGATTTTGAAAGTCAAGATGGCATGACGGAAGAAAATCTTTATCAAAGGATTTTCTCCTCTCACTTCGGTCATCTGGCAATTATCTTTCTGTGGGCGTCGGGAATTTTGTTCCACGTTGCTTGGCAAGGTAATTTTGAAATATGGATTAAAGACCCCATACATATTCATCCCATCGCCCACGCGATTTGGGATGCCCAATTTGGCCCTGGGGCAATTGACGCTTACACCCAAGCGGGAGCGCGTAACCCAGTAGATATTTGCTACTCCGGTGTTTATCACTGGTGGTACACCATTGGGTTAAGGACGAATAATGAACTGTATGTTGGGGCTATTTTCCTAGTTTTGCTGGCGGCTGTGGCATTGTTTGCAGGCGCGTTGCATTTACAGCCCAGATTCCGTCCTACTTTGGGTTGGTTCAAGAATGCCGAATCTCGCCTCAACCACCACTTAGCGGGTTTGTTTGGTGTCAGTTCCCTTGCTTGGGCTGGTCACTTAATACACGTGGCTATTCCTGAATCTCGTGGGATTCACGTAGGTTGGGATAACTTCTTATCTACCCCACCACACCCCAGTGGCTTAGTACCGTTCTTTACTTTTAACTGGGGGGCATACGCGCAAAATCCTGATACGCCAGCCCATGTATTTAATAGTTCCCAAGGTGCGGGAACAGCAATTCTTACCTTTTTGGGTGGTTTCCATCCCCAGACACAATCTTTGTGGTTGACAGATATGGCGCATCACCATTTGGCGATCGCTGTCCTCTTCATTGTTGCAGGTCACATGTACCGGACTAATTGGGGTATCGGTCACAGCATCAAAGAGATGATGGACTCCAAGGACTTCTACGGTAATAAAGTTGAGGGCCCGTTCAACTTACCCCACCAAGGACTGTATGAAACCGTTAATAATTCTCTGCATTTCCAACTGTCTCTAGCCCTAGCTTGTTTGGGTGTAGCGAGTTCCTTTGCGGCGCAGCACATGTATTCCATGCCGCCTTATGCGTTTATCGCTAAGGACTTTACCACAATGGCGGCACTATACACACACCATCAATACATTGCTGGTTTCTTGATGGTGGGGGCGTTTTCTCATGCGGCAATCTTCTGGATTAAGGACTATGATCCAGAACTGAATAAGGGTAATGTGCTGGATCGGATACTCAAGCACAAAGAGGCGATTATTTCCCATCTTAGCTGGGTATCAATGTTCTTGGGTTTCCATACCTTGGGTTTATACGTCCACAATGATGTAGAAGTAGCCTTTGGAGCGGCGGATAAACAAATATTGATTGAGCCTGTATTTGCTCAGTTTATCCAGTCGGCTAACGGTAAGATTTTGTACGGGTTTAACACGCTGCTGTCAAATCCAAATAGTATTGCTTCCACAGCCTGGCCTAATCATGGCAATGTTTGGTTACCGGGTTGGTTGGAGGCAATTAACAACGGCACTAACTCATTATTTTTGACAATTGGCCCTGGTGATTTTTATGTGCATCATGCGATCGCCCTCGGTTTACATGTCACCACCCTCATCTTAGTCAAAGGTGCCTTGGATGCTCGCGGTACTAAGCTCATGCCCGATAAAAAAGACTTCGGCTATGCTTTCCCCTGCGATGGTCCCGGAAGAGGTGGCACCTGCGATATTTCTGCGTGGGATAGTTCCTACCTCGCCATGTTTTGGATGCTTAACACCCTTGGTTGGATCACCTTCTACTGGCACTGGAAACATCTTTGCATCTGGCAAGGCAATGTCGCCCAATTTAATGAGTCTTCTACCTATCTCATGGGCTGGTTCCGAGACTACCTTTGGGCGAACTCTGCACAGTTGATTAATGGCTATAACCCTTACGGCACAAGTAACTTAGCTGTTTGGGCTTGGATGTTCCTCTTTGGACACTTAGCTTGGGCTGTGAGCTTTATGTTCCTGATTACCTGGCGGGGTTACTGGCAAGAATTAATCGAAACCTTAGCCTGGGCGCATGAACAAACTCCACTATCCTTTGGCTACTGGAGAGATAAGCCTGTCGCTTTGTCAATTGTTCAAGCTCGTTTAGTCGGCTTAACTCACTTCACTGTTGGTTATATCGCCACCTATGGGGCTTTCTTAATTGCCTCCACAGCCAGTAAGTTTGGTTAA